The nucleotide sequence GGTCCGGAACGTACAGCTGACCGTCCCGTTGCCGGCGAGGGGGTCACAGGGCGTGGCCGCAGGTGACATCCCGTCGAGTTCGTCGTCGAGATACCGCTTCCAGGCCGCCGCCCGTCGGGGTTCGGTGTCGACGGTGAGCGTGACGTTCCCGGTCGGTTGCTCGTGGGCCAACACCGCCGTGGTACCCCTGACCCCGCGCACGAGGACGGTCGTCGAGCCGGACCGGCGCTGGACGTCGCCGGTCCGGGATTCGAGCGCGACGTAGTGGATCACGGTCCGGTCCTCGTCGAAGTAAAAGGGCGGTTCGCGACGCATCGCGGCTCCGCCCCGATCGACTCGGATCACCGCACCCATCTCGTAGACGACGCCGCTGTCGAGGCTCTCGCCCGAACGGCCGAACGTGATCGACCGGCTCTCGACGGTGCCCGGAACCGAGCCGTTCTCCAGTGTGACCTCGGAGTCCGAGGTGTCCCCGAGTGTCAGCGTCGTCTCCGCGAGTTTGATCTCGGTCGCCCGCGAGGGCGCCCCGCCGTGGACGATATCGCCGTGGTTGTCGGCGAGCACCTCGAAGGCCCGCTCCCCGTTGTCGATCCGCTCGGCGTTGCGGGCGTCCTGGAGGCTCCCGAGGCCGACTACGCTCACCAGCCCCACGGAGGCCGTGATGAGCGAGAACACGAGGACGAAACTCAACACGTCGCTGACGGCTCGGTCGGTCATTCCGCGTCCCGCACCTCCAGCGTCCCCGAATCGTAGACGATCACGACCGGGCCGCCAGCGAGGCTGGTCTCGGCGACGGGGAGGCGCGACCGGAACCGAACCCGGATCGTCACGCCCGTCACGCTCGTGTTCAACACGAGCCGATGGATCCCCGCGTCGGCGGTGTCGGTCACCTCGATCAGATAGGATCCGCCGGCGACGCGGCTGGGCAGGTCGACCCGGAGCCGGAGTTCACACGACGGACAGTCCGCGAGTCGCCCCGCGCTCGTCACCTCCTCGGCGAGCGTCTGTCCGATCACCTCGAGTTCGGTCCGCGCCGACTGGTCGCGCTGGCTCTCCATCAGCCCGCCCCCGGCGACGATCAACCCCGAGATGAGGACGGCGGCGATGCCGAGCGACAGGACGTAGCCGAGCGCCGTCGAACTCCCCCGGCGGTCCGACCGGAGGGTCACGGCGGACACCCCCCGCCGCCGTCGGGGCTGTGGATCTCCGAGACGGTCCGACGGTTCTCTGGCGTCGCGCCGTCGACCGCCGTCGCGTTGATCGCGTACGCCGTACTGTTGGACAGCCCCGTGAAGGTGACGTCGCCGTCGGAGGTGGTGTAGTTCGAGGGCGAAACTTCCGTCGACCCGTCGGAGACGTTGTAGAGACCGACCGCGACGTAGTCG is from Haloplanus salinarum and encodes:
- a CDS encoding DUF7289 family protein — translated: MTDRAVSDVLSFVLVFSLITASVGLVSVVGLGSLQDARNAERIDNGERAFEVLADNHGDIVHGGAPSRATEIKLAETTLTLGDTSDSEVTLENGSVPGTVESRSITFGRSGESLDSGVVYEMGAVIRVDRGGAAMRREPPFYFDEDRTVIHYVALESRTGDVQRRSGSTTVLVRGVRGTTAVLAHEQPTGNVTLTVDTEPRRAAAWKRYLDDELDGMSPAATPCDPLAGNGTVSCTFRTDDLRISRTTIRTSID
- a CDS encoding DUF7266 family protein, translating into MTLRSDRRGSSTALGYVLSLGIAAVLISGLIVAGGGLMESQRDQSARTELEVIGQTLAEEVTSAGRLADCPSCELRLRVDLPSRVAGGSYLIEVTDTADAGIHRLVLNTSVTGVTIRVRFRSRLPVAETSLAGGPVVIVYDSGTLEVRDAE